The Pyrus communis chromosome 12, drPyrComm1.1, whole genome shotgun sequence genomic sequence AATCCCAATAAAAAGCAGAAAAATGGCGTGGAAGAATGCGTTCGACAAGGCGAAGCCAGTGTTCGTGACGATATACGCCACCGTAATAATTGGGATCGTCTTCTCGTCTTTGTATGTGATATCCGCCATCTACTCCGGCAAGTCTGCCGCTGATTCCACCACCTCCTGGCTTTCCCGTCAGTTCcccctctatctctctctcttgattTGCTTACAAGTGAACTACctttcaattcattttctgcAAAAGCTTCAATCTTTATCACTTACATTGCATATTCGAAACGGGGGTTTGAGATTTTAATAATTCAGCACATATGTGCTCAGTTAATAATTAACGCAATGGACCTTGTCTTTCTAACCAAGTACAAATTTTCAACTCCTTGCTTACATGTCCAAGTGATGAAACTGATTCAGCTATTACATCGTAACCGGCGAACATGAATGCAACCTCATTTAGGAATTATATGATCAAATTTTCTACCTTTGgtatttttttataatcttttcGGGTTGGGTAGAACTAAAGGCGATCAACTCTGTGCTTCTTGTTTCTTCTTATACACCAAGAGTGTGAATTTTACACATTGTGGTTACTGCCGTTGTGTTTTGGAGTTGCCATTGGAGCTGATTTAGTCCGTTCGGTCTAAGTATGTGTGTTTGACTTCTGAGCAGACTCCAAGCATTGGATATATGCGTCAGATTTTGTGTATGTGATTTTGACGTTCTATTATCGATTACCCTGCAGTCAGTAATATTGTATAACTCGggactttttgttttgttcaatgCACCCTTTGTTGCAATGTCTTGTGTTTATTCAATAAGCAATCTGTCTATGATCCCAGTCTTCTCCCTCTTCGTGCATGTgttttatttatgtgaatgaaCGAATTGTTACAGATGTAGGTTCTCCTCCTTTAGAGCAAGCACCCAATGTTTCTCAACCAGAAATAGTTCAAGCAATGGCCACACCTTCAGTAGGGCCTCAAAGCATGTCAACAAGACCTATTTGGGAAGCTCCCCCACGCACAAAGAAAATGCCACCTTTGAAGAAATTTAGACTGAGCAAAGAACTAGTTCAGCAAAGAGTGAAGGATAACGTTGTTATAGTGACCTTTGGGAACTATGCATTCATGGATTTTATCCTGACTTGGGTTAAACACTTGACTGATCTGGGGCTTTCTAACCTTCTCATTGGTAAGCTACCCCATATTCTCAGGCGTgcgtttttctttctttacgGCCTTTGCAATTTGTATACATTTCTTGTTCCACTTCCCAAGGAAAAAAATGTGCTTGTCTTTCTATTTTCATTTGCACCTCTGAGTTTGACCTTGATGGCTTAGGTGCAATGGACACCAAACTGTTGGAGGCTTTGTATTGGAAAGGTGTTCCGGTGTTTGACATGGGCAGCCACATGAGCACAATAGACGTTGGATGGGGGTCGCCAACATTCCACAAGATGGGACGAGAAAAAGTTATACTGATAGACTCAATTCTCCCTTATGGTTTTGAGCTATTGATGTGTGATACAGACATGGTTTGGTTGAAGGTACTTTTTAGCTAgcgttcaaaattttaattgtttagTTGCTTCGTATGGCATTATGAGTTATCAATTTTCTTGGAACAGGACCCACTTCCGTATCTTGCTCGCTATGCAGAAGCAGATGTCTTAACTTCCAGTGATCAAGTTGTACCAACGGTCACCGATGACAGGCTGGACATTTGGCAACAAggtaaagatttttttttaatatttctccTTCTATCTCCTTTATCCTTTGTTTGCAGCTTTTCCATGAGGAGGATTTCAGTATAACTTGCATAAGATCTGGTGATATAAAAATGTGTCCCACCACAAATGATTACTATGGGTCTACCCATCAGGGAACTAGTATAGGATCCTAAACTCTCCTTATTTTTGTAGATACCTTCATTACTATTCTTGGATGTTTAGGCacttagaaaagaaaaagaactacTGAATGTGCTTTTTGTCCTACTCCTAACGAACCTATACTAATATGTTATTCTGGTTTCTATTTAACACTCTATGAATATTCTTCATGTACATACCAAGTTGGATTAATATATATGTCAGTGTTGACTGTAGTATACTCTGAAATTCATACACATGATGTATATTGCTGCAGCTCCGTTCCTGGATTTAAAAGATACCCcagtgtttattttttaacataGGAGTTGTGCCCGTGTCAATGACTAATATGCTCACCATTCACACTCTATCCACATTGTTTAGTGCAGTCTAATTTTGACTCCCTCTTTGTCTCTGGTCAcccttgtttatttttattttagaagtTATTTGTTCGGTTATGTTTCTTTTTCATGATCAATAGATTTAAAGTTAActcaaaatttgagaattttaaaAGATGTATCTTCACCTATAACAGTTGGTGCTGCGTACAACATTGGAATTTTTCACTGGCGGCCAACAGATCCTGCTAAAAGATTGGCTAAGGAATGGAAAGATATGCTTCTAGCTGATGAGAAGATATGGGACCAGAATGGGTTTAATGATCTCGTACGAAGACAGTTAGGGCCACCAGTTGATGGAGAGAGTGGACTTGTATATGCTTTTGATGGAAGTCTCAAGCTGGGAGTTCTGCCTGCGAGTATATTTTGTAGTGGGCATACATATTTTGTCCAGGTAGATCCTGTAGTTTTTATTTGATAGTTTGGGTATCTTTTCAATTTACAGTGTTATTCCTTATTTTAATCAATTTTGCTGTCAAAGTTAGGTGTCTTTCAAGGACTTAATGCAACTAAGCTATAAAAGGTTATGTTTCGCTTAAGCCCTAAGCTTTAACGCTTTAATGACAGGCCATGCATCAACAATTGAGATTGGAGCCATATGCAGTGCATACCACATTCCAGTATGCAGGTACCGAAGGAAAACGCCACCGACTACGGGAAGGCATGGTTTTCTATGACCCACCAGAATACTATGATGCACCAGGTACTAAAAGGAAATATCATTGATATTGTACTGTACATTGGATATCTTCTAAATCTTATTAGGATGCATCTTTCTTTCAATTGCTTGCTTAATGCGAATGTTCGGTATCATCCTTTGCATCATCTCTG encodes the following:
- the LOC137710527 gene encoding arabinosyltransferase XEG113-like produces the protein MAWKNAFDKAKPVFVTIYATVIIGIVFSSLYVISAIYSGKSAADSTTSWLSHVGSPPLEQAPNVSQPEIVQAMATPSVGPQSMSTRPIWEAPPRTKKMPPLKKFRLSKELVQQRVKDNVVIVTFGNYAFMDFILTWVKHLTDLGLSNLLIGAMDTKLLEALYWKGVPVFDMGSHMSTIDVGWGSPTFHKMGREKVILIDSILPYGFELLMCDTDMVWLKDPLPYLARYAEADVLTSSDQVVPTVTDDRLDIWQQVGAAYNIGIFHWRPTDPAKRLAKEWKDMLLADEKIWDQNGFNDLVRRQLGPPVDGESGLVYAFDGSLKLGVLPASIFCSGHTYFVQAMHQQLRLEPYAVHTTFQYAGTEGKRHRLREGMVFYDPPEYYDAPGGFLSFKPSIPKSLLLDGEHNVKSHFTLINYQIKQIRTALAIASLLNRTLVMPPLWCRLDRLWFPHPGVLEGSITRQPFICPLDHVFEVNVMLKELPAEIFGPPIGVREYSFFDNPLMPKQVKESWLDVQLCQQGTRDCIASNTTTPSGALRFPKRSNEETFKTVFSSFKDVKVIQFSSMQDAFPGFTDKAREEKFRNRAKRYVGIWCCVAEHTPGHIYYDMYWDEKPGWRPIPPQTREDDHPPP